The following are encoded together in the Lactuca sativa cultivar Salinas chromosome 1, Lsat_Salinas_v11, whole genome shotgun sequence genome:
- the LOC111876171 gene encoding ethylene-responsive transcription factor ERF010: MEVEGGCSSSKRKEIHSIETNKPYRGIRMRKWGKWVAEIREPNKRSRIWLGSYSSPVAAARAYDTAVFYLRGPSARLNFPDSIGDDGDLHDLSSASIRKKATEVGAKVDALQNQHGGTHHHSPSTGGLSGRVCLNTDLNEYPSPESSDEN; this comes from the coding sequence ATGGAGGTAGAAGGCGGCTGTTCATCATCTAAGAGAAAGGAGATTCACTCGATTGAAACCAACAAACCCTACAGAGGAATCAGGATGAGGAAGTGGGGGAAGTGGGTTGCCGAGATTCGAGAACCCAATAAACGTTCTCGTATCTGGCTTGGTTCTTACTCCTCCCCCGTCGCTGCCGCCCGTGCCTACGACACCGCCGTTTTTTACCTCCGTGGCCCATCGGCACGTCTTAATTTCCCTGATTCAATCGGAGACGACGGTGACCTACATGACCTCTCCTCCGCTTCGATTAGAAAGAAGGCGACTGAGGTCGGAGCTAAGGTGGACGCTCTCCAGAATCAGCACGGAGGTACCCACCACCACTCGCCGTCAACCGGAGGACTTTCGGGTCGCGTCTGTTTAAACACGGATTTGAATGAGTACCCGAGTCCAGAATCTTCCGACGAGAATTAA